Part of the Pseudobacteriovorax antillogorgiicola genome, AAATCGCTTGCAACGACAGCTCCTTCCCCACCTCCTGCGAGAAAAATTTATTGAGGAAGACGAAGTTTCTCCTTCAGACCTAAAAGAGTTTTTGGCTACAGTAAACTTATCCAACTCGAATTTTCTGGGAATGATTACGTTCATTCCCAGCGCCAGCCCGAATGATCATATCGAGTGGATATCTAGCACCGAATTGCAGGTAAAAAACCTTCTAATCAAAGTGCCATTTACCGGTGTTAAAAATGAGTTCGAACGAACGATGACCTTGATGCAGCGCTACCAACTGATTCGGGGCACATGGAAAAGTCAAATAGGTCCAACCTTTATCAAAGTCCATGGCGTGATTCTCATCATAACATTTGCTGTGCTGGGAGGTGCTCTTGTGGTCTTGCTACAAAAGTACCGACGGCGAATCCACTATGTGATCGGTGGTTTCAAGCTTTGGTCTGAGAAAGACCCGGGATTTCGCTTTCAAAGCAATGAGTTCAATGACGAGATGGCTACGATTTGCGAGCAGTTCAACGTTATGGCTGATGAGGTGGAAGCTAACCGCAAGCGGACTCTTTACCTTGAAAAAATGTCGTCCTGGCAAACCATCGCTAAGAAGATGGCTCATGAAATCAAAAACCCATTAACTCCCATCAAAATGATGGTTTCTCACGTCGTGAGGAAATACCCCGGAGAGGATGAAGGCTACCAGAAAACACTTGAAGAATGCCAAACCATTATTATCGAAGAGGTGAATAGCCTCAGGAGGATGGTTGACTCCTTTTCTCAATTTGCGCAACTTCCCCAGCCTAAGTTCGAAACTCAAGACCTCATCCCACTTTGCCAGCACGTGGTCGAGATTCAATCAGCAGCATTTTCCCAACACAAGATCGAGCTTGCCACCAAGTTGGATCAGGCTTTATGTCATATCGACCCCCAGCTCATCCGTCAAGTCCTGACAAATATTAGCAAGAATGCCGCAGAAGCTAGCGAAGCTTGCAATATCACCTTGGCTTTGGAATCTGATTTAAGCTATTACATCCTAACGATCCGAGATGACGGACCTGGGATACCTGAGGATATCCTCAGTCGCATTTTTGAGGCGTATTTTACAACGAAACACACAGGGGACAGCCCCGGCATGGGACTGGGGCTTGCTATCTGTAAGAAGATAATTCTGGATCATAGCGGCGAGCTGCTCGTAGAGAGTCGGCCTGGGCTCACTGAATTTTCGATCCGTTTACCAAAACTCGACCCCCAGGCTTTGGGGCCCCAAGCTACGTAAGAGGTTTCTATGTCAGACACATCAGTGGTCAACTCATTATCCGGCAGTCGGATTCTTGTGGTTGACGACCACAGGAATATCCGCCTGTCCTTAAAAATGACTCTCGAAGGCGAAGGGGCCATTGTCACCGAAGCGGAAACTTACGCCCAGGCTCTGATCAAATTAGGATCACTAAGCGAAGCCCAAGCTATTCCTTTCGATGTTGTGCTGCTCGATATTCGCCTGCCGGATGGGAATGGTCTCGATGTTCTTAAATTACTATCTCACCACAAACACGCATCTCAAGTGATCATGATTTCCGGTGAGGGCACTGTCAAAGAAGCTTTCGCAGCAACCAAGCTGGGAGCCTTTGACTATATCGAAAAGCCCTTTGTGCCTGAGCGAATTCTGGTAAGCATTGGCCGATGCCTTGATTTTAACAATATTCAAGTCACGAACAAGCAACTCAGCCAGCAGGTGATGAAGGGGCAGGAAATCCTAGGCCAAACCCCCGCTGTGGAAGAGCTAAAATCACTCATCAGCCGTGTGGCACCAACCAACGGACGGGTTCTGATTCTCGGGGAAAGCGGTACCGGCAAGGAACTTATTGCTAAAAGTGTGCACCGTCAATCCCAGCGGGCCAAGAAACCTATGGTCAAGGTCAACTGCGCTGCCATACCACACTCACTGGTTGAAAGTGAGTTGTTCGGCCATGAGAAAGGAGCGTTCACCGGCGCTACTAAGAATAGAAAAGGGTTATTTGAGCAGGCCGATGGGGGCACCTTGTTCCTGGACGAGATTGGTGAGTTGGACCTCAATGTCCAAGCCAAGTTACTCCGCACCTTGCAAAGCGGCGAGATCATACCCGTCGGCTCAGAAACGGTCACAACTGTGGACGTGCGCTTGATCGCTGCAACCCACCGCGACCTCGAAGGCATGGTCGCCAACGGCGAGTTTCGGGAAGATCTGTTTTATCGACTCAACGTGGTCACGATCGTATCTCCCCCTTTAAGGGAACGAAAGGACGACCTTGATATCCTCGTGAATCATTTCGTTGAGGATGCCTGTCAGGAACATGCTATCCCCCAACGTAGTGTGACACCTACAGCGATGGCCGAACTGAAAGCCTACCACTGGCCCGGCAATATCCGAGAACTACGAAATGTCATTGAGCGCGAGGTCATTCTCAGTGACTCCGCTGAAATTGACAGTGTTAGCAGCCTTAGTACCAAGGTTAGCCCTGTGGCGACGACTAGCACCCAGTCTCAGCAAACCAAGTCAAATAGTCTTAGCAAGACGACCCCTCCAGGCGATGCAGCAAGTTTTTCGTTCGAATCTGAGGTCGTCCCCTGGCAAGAGTTGCATCAGGCGATCGGAAAGAGCTATATCAAGTATGTACTTAACAAGACCCAGGGAAATGTCAGTGAAGCTGCAAGGGTACTTTGCCTGGAGCGGGCCTACCTTCATCGCCTGATGAAAAAGCTTGGTATCCAACGAGGAGTTGTAGTAACTGATTGACGTATGTAACCAGGTAAATCTTGTTTTTTAACCGCAAATGATTTAGGTATTACGCTTATTTTGCATGCTTTCGGAGGTGTTCCATGGATGACTCAATTCTCTATCTTGCTGTGGCAGCTGCTGCTTTTGCACTCGTCTACGCTTTTTTAACGCGTAAGCAGTTCCTCAATAGCAAGGCCCTAGCCCGAGAAGCATCCGCACAAGTCGACAAGACTCAGAAGAAAGTTCAGAAGCTTGAGAATCAAGCCAGCCAACACCAAAAAGCGGTGCAGCAGCTTCGAGACTCGTTGCAAGCCGCTGAAAAGAAGTTGGCCGAAAGCCAAAAGCGACTCCACAGCAAAGATGACGATGTCGCCAAGGTTAAGGCTGATTTCGACGCACAGCTAGTGATCGAAACTCGTAAACGAGATCACGTGGAAGAGCAAAACAAAGCACTCACCGAGCAATTAGCCCAAGCAGTTCGCGAAAAGAAAGAAGCGCAGACCGAGGCTGAGCAACTAAGCTCGAAAGCCGTTTCGAAAGACGAGCTGAAGTCTGCAAAAGGCGATTTAGAGAAACTACAGAAACAGCTCCAGCAAGCCCGCAAAGAAAACAAGTCTCTCAAGCATCAGGTAGAAAAGGCCCGTGAGATTTTGAGCAAGGTTAAACCTGGCGAGCTGAAGCGACTTAAAGTGAAAGCCAATCGCATGGAGCAGCTATATACCAGCATGAAAGGCCTGCGAGAGATGGCTGAGGAGCGTAACCAAAACTGGGAAACAGCCCTCCGTCTTATGGCGGTTCATATTACCGGTAAGTCTGTGGATGACAAAGCTGCGACCGCTCCTTTAGTTGGAGAAGCGTTGGAAGCTATCGGCTCAAATCTAGTCCATGACGAGCACACTTTTGGTAGTGAAGAAGCTCCTGGGACTGAAAAGGCATCTCCGGAAGACACAGCAGACGTTCCGCAAGAAGCGAGTCGTGAAGCACCTAACGAGCCTGAAGATGACAAAAGTATTCCCGCAACGACTCCGACCGAGACTGTAGAAACTCTATGACCGATACGATTCCACTGACGAGATATGGTTACCCAGCAGATGCCTGGCGTCTGCTTGCCCCCCGCCTCACCGATAAACGTCGCGAAAAAATGGATTTTGTTGCGAGCCATCGTACTAAGAAGGTTCGCCTGGTCCTTCAAGACATTCACGATCCCCATAATATTTCAGCCTGCCTCCGTTCTGCGGAAGCCTTTGGTGTTTTGGACATTGATATTGTGAATCTCTACCAAAAGTTTGCCAAACCAAGCACTGTGTCTCGTGGGAGCTATAACTGGCTTAAGATGCATCGCTATACCAGTATTCCAGATATCATTCAGGACTTACGCAGTAACGGCTATAAAATCGCGGCGGGTTACCCATCCCCTGATAATCTCAAACTTAACGAGATCCCTGTAGATCAGGGCGTTGCTGTTGTCTTTGGCAACGAACATCGTGGGGTAGCACCTGAGTGGGATGAACATGTGGACTACAAATTTACCATTCCTATGGTCGGCATGGTGGAGAGTTTGAATATTTCAGTTTCTGCTGCCCTCACCATGTACCAGCTCACCCAAAGAAGCCGCGCACTCCTTGGAGACGCCGCCTACCACTTGAGCGAACAAGAAAAAAATGACCTACTCAGCGATTGGGTTTGTCAGCACGCCAGAAGCTACGAGAAAGAACTTGCTAGATTGCGCAATCAGTCTTGAGAAGAGTTGTTCAGTCTTGGCTGGTACTTCCAAGTACGATTTGGTAAATCCTTGATAGCAAACAATGAACTGCTAAGGATTCTACTCAATGCTCAGGCCGCGCCGACTCTTTCTTACCGCTTTTATTCTTCTCATCACAAGTTGCAGCCATATTGAAACTGAACCGTATGGGATTCAAAAGGAGCATATCGCCTTTGTCCCAGCTCGCATTGGCGTTATTGCTTGTCGAGAATGGCCCTATAACGCACGATACTACAAACAGCCGATTACCAACTTCTCTCCGGTCGAGATCAAGGAGATCTGCGATGCTCTCGACGCATTCGTACTGAAGGGCTTCGAGGGTCAACCCTATATGCGCGGGCTTAGCCCGAAGGTCGTCGGAACCTTGTTACAACGAGCCAACCAAGACACGCTACTGTCCGAGATCAATGAGCTATGGCATCAACAGGAAAGCGATTGTAAGACTTGCGCGAATTCAGTGAGTCACTACAAGCAGTCTATTGCTCCTCGGAAGGAGTGGCAACAGTGGCTTGGTCGCTTCAGTCGCAATGTCTACAACACGGATGCGATTCTAGTTCCTATGGTGCTATACGCACAGAAGGGCCGCTCCGACGAGCGTGGCCTAGCCATTGCCTATCGACGGGTCGGTATCAGCCTATTGCTTATCGACACCAATAATGGCCGTCTGATATGGGCAGGGGGGCGAGATGTGCAAGCCAATAACCGTAAGCTCGATTCGGATACCCACTTGAACACCCTTGCTCTACCAAGCTGGAAGCAAGTGTCATCTCGGCTCTTGGTCAAGGATATCTGGACAGAATTTCCCGGCAGACAAAACTACTAGCGATAGTGAGGAGTATCTATGGATTTTAACCAGAAGCGGGAAGCTGCCTATGAGCAGCTTCAAGAAAACCGGCGCCTCGCAGCCCTGGGTGGCGGTGAGAAGCGCATTGAGTCCCAGCATCAAAGAGGTAAAATGACAGCAAGAGAGCGGATTCATCTGCTACTAGATGCTGACTCATTCACAGAAATCGACGCCTTCGTCACCCACGATTGCCAGCACTTCGGCATGGAAGATAAGAAAATACTTGGGGACGGCGTTGTCACCGGCTTCGGTACCATCGATGGTCGGCTGGTGTACGTATTCTCTCAAGACTTTACGGTTTTCGGCGGCAGCTTAAGTTTGGCCTTTGCTAAAAAAATCTGCAAAGTGATGGATCTCGCCTTGCAAAATGGCGCTCCTTTGATCGGGCTTAATGACTCTGGCGGGGCGAGAATTCAAGAAGGTGTCGCGAGCCTCGGAGGGTATGCCGATATCTTCCACCGCAATGTCAAAGCTTCTGGGGTGATTCCACAGCTCTCGGTAGTCCTCGGCCCCTGTGCTGGTGGTGCTGTATATTCTCCAGCGATGACCGACTTCATATTTATGGTTGATGAGACGAGCCATATGTTTATTACCGGTCCCGAGGTGATAAAAACTGTAACCGGTGAGTCGGTGACCTTTGAAGAGCTAGGGGGGAGCCAAACCCACACCAGCAAAAGTGGAGTTTGCGATTTAAGATTACCGTCTGAAGGCGATGCTATCCTAGCTATTCGCAATTGGTTGTCTTACACCCCTTCCAATAACTTGGAAACTGTCCCTACTAAGCCTCTTGCTCCTAGCGAGCAAAGTGCAATCCAAGAAAGGCAAACAAACCTTGCCGATCTTGTGCCATCAAACCCGAATCAGCCTTATGATATGAAAGATGTCATTCGGACAATTGTTGATCCTGATAGCTTCTTTGAACTCAAAGGTGAGTATGCGCCCAACATCACCACCGGATTTGCGCGCCTCGACGGCCAAACAGTTGGTATCGTTGGCAACAACCCATCTGCCTTAGCTGGTGTCCTCGATATTGAAGCTTCAGTGAAAGCCGCACGGTTTGTTCGCTTCTGCGATTGCTTTAATATTCCCCTTGTCACACTTGTTGATGTTCCAGGCTTTCTTCCGGGTACCGACCAGGAGAAAGGTGGTATTATCCGTCATGGCGCCAAACTACTCTATGCATTTAGCGAAGCGACTGTTCCCAAGCTTACCGTAATTACTCGCAAGGCCTATGGCGGTGCCTACGATGTCATGAACTCAAAGCACATCGGTGCCGACTTGAATCTTGCCTGGCCTCAAGCGGAAATCGCTGTCATGGGCGCTGAGGGGGCTTGTAACATCATATTCCGCAATGAGATTAAAGGCTCGGACAAGCCTGACGAGACGCGCCGCGAGTTGACAGAATCCTATGCTTCAAAATTTGCCACTCCTTACGAAGCGGCGAGCAAAGGCTACATCGATGCGGTCATTTTCCCAGAAGAAACTCGCGATCATTTAATTCGCGGTTTGAAAGCCTGCTCTTCAAAGCGAGAGAGCCGACCAAATCGCAAGCATGGCAATATTCCACTTTAAGGAGCACCTATGATTCAATCTATTAAACGGGTGCTGATTGCCAATCGAGGTGAGATTGCAGTTCGCATCATACGAACCTTAAGAGATCTGGGCGTTGAAAGTGTTGCGGTTTACTCCGACGCTGATGCTGCCAGCAATCACCGAAAAATGGCTGATTTCGCCGTCCGACTGCCAGGCAGAAGCTCCGCGGAAACTTATCTCAACCAGGACGCACTCAAAGACGCTATCCGCTTAAGTGGAGCCGATGCCGTTCACCCCGGCTATGGCTTCCTTTCGGAAGACGCATCTTTTTGTGAGATGATTACTGGTCTTGGGGTGAAATTCATAGGACCTTCCGTATCGGCCATGAATACCATGGGTAATAAAGTTGAAGCCAAAGACCTCATGAAAAAGTATGAGGTTCCAACAGTGCCTGGCAGTGATGGTCAGATCCATAGTGCCCAAGAGCTTAAAGTGCTTACCGATAAGATCGGCTTTCCTATCATCTTGAAGGCAGCTGCTGGAGGTGGTGGCCGTGGTATGCGCGAAGTATTTGAAGCTTCTCAGCTGGAAGAAGCTTTCGAGGCATGCTCCCGAGAGGCCGTCTCGTACTTTGGCAATGGAGCGGTATTTGCGGAACGCTTGATCCAAAACCCTCGCCACATTGAAATCCAGGTGCTTTGCGATGGTAAAAACGGTGTACACCTATTCGAGCGTGATTGTTCCGTACAGCGTCGCCATCAAAAGCTCCTTGAGGAAGCCCCATCGCAATTTTTGTCTGATGAAAAGAGACAAGAGCTTGGCTCCCTAGCCGTTAAGGCTGCATTGGCAGTCGGCTATGAAGGGGTTGGTACAGTTGAGTTTATCTGTGAGTCGCCGGATGATGTGTACTTCATGGAAATGAATACCAGGATTCAAGTCGAGCACCCGGTGACAGAAATGATCACCGGAGTCGACCTGATTCGCGAACAGATATTGGTAGCTGATGGGCAAGCTCTCACTATGCAACAAGAGCATATTATCCCTCGGGGTTGGGCATTTGAAGCCCGGATTAACGCGGAAGATCCAACCCAGGATTTCATGCCAAGCCCTGGCACTATCAAACACCTTAAGCTACCAGAAGGCCCTTTCGTACGGGTGGATACACACATCTATGCTGGCTACCAGATTCCTTCTGAATATGACTCGATGATTGCCAAAGTGATCACTTGGGGTCCGAGCCGTGATATTGCTATGGATCGTTTGAAGCGGGCTTTATCAGAGATGGAAATAGGTGGGATTACGACGACGGCACGGTTCCACGAAGCCGTGATCAGCAATGAGGTTTTCCGCTCTGGAAAGTTTACCACGCACTTTATCAACGACCAGCGGGATCAACTACAAGCCTCGATGGAAAACTGGCAAGAATCTGCCATGATAGATGGTGCACTGGTTTCCGCTGCGCTCAGCCAGGCAGCTAGTGATCAATCAGTCAGTGAACCATCAAAGCATACCCGGCAGGCTTGGGCTCAAAAAGCGATCGCTGAGTCTCATCATCACTATTAAGGGAGTTCTATCGTGAAGTGGAAAGTTGATATCGCAGAGTGCGAGCCAGTCATAGTAGATCTACCAAGCAAACTTGTAAAAGATAGTTGGACCCCGATCTCCCTGCAAGGTAAGCGATACTTTGTACAGTGGAATAAGAGCTTAAATACCATCTACCTGAAAGACCAAAACGGACTTGAACGCCCTCTGAAAGTTCGTGGCCAGAATATGGTACAGTTTCCGGGCGAGGTTCAGAGGCGCTTTCAGATTGAAATCTCCGGCGCTGGATTTCACTTGGTGAACCGCCTTGAAACTGTTGTGGAGCCTTCAGTTCCAGGTTCAGCCTTTCGAAAGAGTTCAGCGAATGATGCTGGTGCTACGGTGCGTGCACCCATGGTGGGTAAGGTGATTAAAGTGCTCGTCAGCGATGGTGATCTGGTGACAAAGGGCCAAGAGCTTCTGGTCATCGAAGCCATGAAAATGGAGAATAAAATTCTTGCACCGGTTGCGGGGCAAGTTTCAAAGCTGAAAGCTAAGGAAGGTGAGCAGACTGGGATTGGTGATGCTTTGATGCAAATAGAGCTAGCTAACAGCTAAGATCAGCCTTTTGTTTCTTAATCCGAAGCTAAGTATCCTAAGCGGAGCTTGGCTTTGTGATTTATGTTCGCCAAGTTCTTTGCCATAGATCTATTTTTCTAAAGAGAACAAACTAACATTCATTTCATAGACCTCTTCTCGATCTCCAGACTCTAAAAAATCATTGAGGTCTTGTAAAAAGACCTGAATTCTCTGCCTCGTCTCAGGAAGTAGCTTTTTATCAATGCAGAACGTAGCCCCCAGTTGAACTTTTTCCTCAAAACTTTGCTTTTCAAGAGACCGGCTTGCCTTCTCTAAGATATCCTTATGGCGACACCTAGCCGACTCGGATGGAGCACACAAATCGCCAATATTCGACTTAGTTTTCTTAAGAGAGCCGTTGCTATCCCTAGCAAGAAGCCCTAACCTCACCATACGCTCAATTGCCATCTTAGCTTCAAATTGGGAAATATTTAACTTCTGACTTATGTATGATGGTTGAGATTCGAAATCTTCTTTAAATGTAAGCTCCAAAATAGCGTAATGATACCACTTTGAAATGACCTTGAAACTGCTTGCTCCTAGAACACTTTGAGGCTCAGAATGACGTTGCAACTGTCGCTCAATAGATCTTTTGAGGTCTTCGTCGTCATCGATGAGAGCCAGCCTAACCAGATAGAGGAACCTCTCGCGATCCTTAGCCGACAAGGACAGCTTATCAGAAATGGAATGGGCTTTTGACAATGACAATCGCCTACTGCCTTTAAGAATCCTAGATAGAAATCCTGAGTCGACTCCGAGGTCCCGCGCGAAACTTCTCATGGAATAGCCTGGACTAGTCTTTTGTCTCAGTTGGAGTTGTTCATCTAGAAAGTCAGCAAATGTCATAATTGCACCCAACAGCCTAAGTGTGGATCTACATTATTATTTACTAGAACCCTAATCAACAACTTATAAAGTTATTGTTCTTCTAACCGCGAATGAATAGGAGTAACATTGCTGCCTCCAGGCAGCAATGTTGATAACAATCGATTCATATATGAAAATACAAAGGATATAAATGTCGATACAAATTTGATCCTATCGTGGAGTTTTTTATGAAACTTATTGCATCGAGCATTCTATCTTCAATTTTCATTTTTTCTAGCTCTGTATACTCAGAGACAGAACCGAAAAACAAGGCTCCTGGCTCATTCACCAATGGTAGCACAGACCCTTTGGTCCCCATTATCCGTGACCCTCTTGCGCCTCTTTGCCCATCCGACTGTAGCCAAGATCTAGAATTCAGTGCTAGCGGCACCATACTATCTGTGAAATTCAATTGGGACAATCGATTCAGCTTGTCTTCTATTGGCAATGGAATGACGTTTGCCGTTGATTCTGGCAGCTCTAGAGGCACTTTTGCTACAGTCTTCTTGGACATAGAAGAATCTTGCGCCATAGATAGAACGAACTCTTTGACTACGATCGCATCCATGAAAAGACTTGTTCAGAATGAAATAGATCGGGAAAGCAATATTTTTGGTGAAATCCATGACATTCATATCGACGAAGGGTTTGCTGACAATAAGCTTGGCTTCGCCGCAGACTTCTTCATCGGAGACTACCAAAGACGACGAATTATTAAGTACTCCACCGAGCCCAATTCAACAAGCGATCACTGCTACTACATGCAGGTCGATACCATAATTAACGATCCGATTGTCCACGGTGGACTAGTTCATGGCCTGATCCACCAGCTCATGGAGTCTGTTAAAATCGAGAATTGATTGCTCCCTCTTAACCACCATAGCGAGAAAGCCTATTTCCAACAGAAAAGCCTTTCTAAATGGTACGATGAGATAAACCTATGATACTTGGTTACTCCTAAAAAATACTCGTCACTCTACGTTTTGTACTATCTCCTCGCATTTTTTAACCAAGCCTTGTCTCATAGATTTTGCTCTCCTTACTAACTTGATAGGGCTTGGGTTTCCAAGCCCATTTATAGCTCCTATTAATATACTAATCGAACCTAGAACAGTCACCTACTTCATAGATTCTCATGTAAGCCTTAAATCTCTTCCTCAATAGCCTAGTCATACAGCTCGACCGCCGGTAGCATGGGTAGCCATTCTACTTGGTTTGAATCTTCATAGTAGACTGGGGCAAATCTAAGCTCCCAATAGCGCTCAAACTGAAGACGTGCGATCTTACCTAAACTAATCAAGCGATCAGCTTCCTCTACTACAGCTTCATCATAAGTGAATACTTTTGTAGCAGTAGGAAATCTCGACTGCACTTCATCGAGATTTAGAAGGTTAGCATAGGCCTTAATATATTGAAGGGGAAGACTATAGATAGCAGACAGGCTCGTGACGTTATTGTGATGTAAGTCTAAAGTCTTTAAGCGATCAAGCTCACCTAAAGCAAATACTTGACTTACCCCGTTTCGACTCATATCGAGTTCTTCTAGCCTTGAAAGGTAGCGAAGCGGGTATATATTAGATATCTGGTTATCGGAAATATCCAGACTTCGAATTTTTGGAAGATAACGCAGAAAATTCACATCGTCTAGTTTTAAGTCTTTCAAGCTCAGGCTATAGACCGACTCAGCGTTTCGATATAAATCAAGGCAGCTACTATGAGATGTACCAGCAAATATTTTAGAAAATGCTCCCTCGTACCCTAACGCGACTCGATTGATGCAGTCTTGATAGAGGTTTCTTTCCACATTAACACTGCTATCCTGTATTAAGATCAATTGACTGTTGGTATTGCTCTCTACTGTGAGACAAATATTTGGATTTATCTCGCAAGACTTGACTGCTTCCTTAAGAACAAGAACATTTTGTATAACATCTTCTTGAACGTTGCGCAGATCTCGTAGCTGGTCGGGAGGAACGTCCTTCCGCACTATCAATTCCTCCAATCGATCCTGAAAACCCTGTTGTCTCACTAGCTTTGACAGAAGTGCCTCGTGGGCAAACTTATTCGCTCCCGTTAGGATAGGGTTGGGAGATTTGATTAGGTCACGAAATCCTCGTTCTTCGTAAGGTGCCGTTATGTATGTGAGTGGTGAATGATCCAATTGCTCGCGAAACCTGCCATCAGCAGTCGCATAGTCGAACAAACGATCGATGATATCGTGACACTTGTCGATTTCATCCAGGCTACAATTTGTGCTCTGCGCATCTTGTAGAATAGCGTCCAACTGTGAGGGATCACCACCTACTTGAAAAGCGTCGATATTGATCCGTGTATTCTGCTTTTCTTCTCGTGTCAGCTTGGTAAATGTTTTGGTTTTCTTGAAGCCTAAGACCTTGAACTCAATCTTCGTTTCAATACGATTTTGGATCTCCTTATCATAGAAATCAAAGTCAACTAATATATAGATCTTGCCACCATGAACAATCTGATCAATGTATTCTTGCCCACAATTCTCTTTGGCCAAGTTTTCATCTTGGATGACAACCATCTCTTGTCCTAGTGGCGAATATCTAGGATTACTAAGTTTTTCGACCCTAGTCTGAAAGTTTGCTTGATAGACCAATCGCTTGGAAAGG contains:
- a CDS encoding leucine-rich repeat domain-containing protein, which translates into the protein MTESELNEDIAATFSGGINVFLASAKVTSKVASLLTERNLSKRLVYQANFQTRVEKLSNPRYSPLGQEMVVIQDENLAKENCGQEYIDQIVHGGKIYILVDFDFYDKEIQNRIETKIEFKVLGFKKTKTFTKLTREEKQNTRINIDAFQVGGDPSQLDAILQDAQSTNCSLDEIDKCHDIIDRLFDYATADGRFREQLDHSPLTYITAPYEERGFRDLIKSPNPILTGANKFAHEALLSKLVRQQGFQDRLEELIVRKDVPPDQLRDLRNVQEDVIQNVLVLKEAVKSCEINPNICLTVESNTNSQLILIQDSSVNVERNLYQDCINRVALGYEGAFSKIFAGTSHSSCLDLYRNAESVYSLSLKDLKLDDVNFLRYLPKIRSLDISDNQISNIYPLRYLSRLEELDMSRNGVSQVFALGELDRLKTLDLHHNNVTSLSAIYSLPLQYIKAYANLLNLDEVQSRFPTATKVFTYDEAVVEEADRLISLGKIARLQFERYWELRFAPVYYEDSNQVEWLPMLPAVELYD